A window of Fluoribacter dumoffii NY 23 contains these coding sequences:
- a CDS encoding LegC2/C7 family Dot/Icm T4SS effector: MATTAEEVQYLIELDNDRTVQEVSVELPAEEKIKHQLEILKESDQDKLVKITITKEIFQQIRKSLQDTVKSMEKNPSIFSRAADYWGQLPLWQKIIGGAVLTLPTLILGIVAHVGFLLAICGVTAVTYTAGGIILDDHHKCSTSAVESLQKGILGLADLLELTINALDVIREQLAVEIQRFVKENARLTENIEHLSTQIDLIDQQVMATAKLNGMIGETKDGLVAVADVLREGVAEQTDLMKQNQEKLARITETFHSTKNDLEEKVREVTIVKDELGNELQRAKSLIEALHSAISQLAITAIDKEAQRKAFLEKLDIFINDKEASFLLVFDRICEAERKLAVVQKELENSNQRYQELLLIQEKHIDTLKILSTQSSPEQASPIPPVSELLSRKGFYAVKDAPNNSQELQEQALTL, translated from the coding sequence ATGGCTACCACCGCAGAAGAAGTTCAATATCTTATCGAACTAGATAATGACAGAACCGTACAGGAAGTATCAGTTGAGCTCCCCGCAGAAGAAAAAATAAAGCATCAGTTAGAAATTCTCAAGGAATCGGATCAAGACAAGCTCGTAAAAATTACGATTACCAAAGAAATATTTCAACAAATCAGAAAAAGTCTGCAAGACACCGTAAAGAGCATGGAAAAAAATCCCAGCATCTTCTCACGTGCAGCAGACTATTGGGGACAATTACCGCTTTGGCAAAAAATTATTGGTGGAGCAGTATTAACACTCCCTACCCTAATCCTGGGTATTGTTGCCCATGTTGGTTTTCTCCTGGCAATTTGTGGTGTCACCGCGGTTACTTATACAGCAGGTGGAATCATCCTTGATGATCATCATAAATGCAGTACCAGTGCAGTCGAAAGCTTGCAAAAAGGTATCTTGGGCTTAGCTGATCTTTTAGAGCTGACCATCAATGCACTGGATGTGATCCGTGAACAATTGGCAGTTGAAATTCAACGTTTTGTCAAAGAAAATGCCAGACTTACTGAAAATATTGAGCACTTAAGTACGCAAATTGATTTGATTGATCAACAAGTCATGGCTACCGCCAAACTTAATGGGATGATAGGCGAAACCAAAGATGGCCTGGTGGCAGTTGCAGACGTTCTCAGGGAAGGAGTTGCCGAACAAACAGACTTGATGAAACAAAATCAGGAGAAACTGGCTCGAATTACAGAAACCTTCCATAGCACTAAAAATGATTTGGAAGAAAAAGTTCGTGAAGTAACCATAGTGAAGGATGAGCTGGGCAACGAACTCCAACGCGCCAAATCCTTGATAGAGGCCTTGCATAGTGCCATATCGCAATTAGCAATCACCGCAATTGACAAAGAAGCGCAGCGCAAAGCTTTTCTGGAAAAGTTGGATATTTTTATCAATGACAAGGAAGCGAGCTTTCTATTAGTATTTGATCGAATTTGTGAAGCAGAGCGAAAGCTTGCCGTAGTGCAAAAAGAGCTGGAAAACTCAAATCAACGTTATCAAGAGCTTCTCCTCATCCAGGAAAAGCACATAGACACCCTCAAAATATTAAGCACTCAATCATCACCCGAACAAGCGTCCCCCATCCCGCCAGTTAGCGAATTATTAAGTAGAAAAGGGTTTTATGCAGTTAAGGACGCACCGAACAATAGCCAGGAGTTACAGGAGCAAGCTTTAACGCTTTGA
- a CDS encoding glutathione S-transferase family protein — protein MYTLYSFGTPNGLKPTIMLEELSLPYTIKTIDISKGEQFNPDFLKISPNNKIPALYDAQNDFYLFESVAILQYLAEKHQQFLPASLKEKFNIIQWCYFQAAHVGPMFGQLGHFHRAEDKIPYALKRYADESERLLGVMEKQLSQFSYIGGKDYTIADMAIWPWVYCFQIFYQQTIEKQRFGRLLAWYQRIGERTAVKRALDAYNLSLDGKKE, from the coding sequence ATGTATACCTTATATTCTTTCGGAACACCCAATGGACTGAAACCGACAATCATGCTTGAAGAACTGTCCCTGCCCTATACGATTAAGACCATTGATATTTCTAAAGGGGAACAGTTTAATCCCGATTTTCTAAAAATTTCACCTAATAATAAAATTCCCGCATTGTATGATGCGCAGAATGATTTTTATTTGTTTGAAAGTGTCGCTATTTTGCAATATCTTGCAGAAAAGCATCAGCAATTTTTACCCGCATCATTAAAAGAGAAGTTTAATATTATCCAATGGTGCTATTTTCAAGCGGCGCACGTAGGACCTATGTTTGGTCAACTGGGACATTTTCATCGTGCTGAGGATAAAATTCCATACGCCTTAAAACGCTATGCCGATGAAAGTGAGCGCTTATTGGGGGTTATGGAAAAACAACTGAGCCAATTTTCCTATATTGGAGGAAAGGATTACACGATTGCGGACATGGCAATATGGCCCTGGGTTTACTGCTTTCAAATTTTTTACCAGCAAACTATTGAGAAACAGCGTTTTGGCCGTTTACTTGCGTGGTATCAGCGTATTGGCGAACGGACAGCAGTTAAAAGAGCTTTGGACGCATATAATTTGTCTTTGGACGGTAAAAAAGAATAA
- a CDS encoding acetyl-CoA C-acetyltransferase codes for MSFSNKVAILGSSRTPFVKSQTHYLGKSNQDMLGAALADLIHKTKIEGELLGDFIAGAIMNHPLDWNLSRETVLGSALSPETPGLTIQRACGTGLEAVNLIALKIASGQITAGIGGGSDTNSDIPLFGQRKLTHFLIKLQQAKGIREKLAALKDFRLGMLKPQVPEVREPRTGLSMGEHCELMVKEWQISRRDQDELAYRSHQNAAKAYDEGFYDDLIIPFASLSRDTITRKDSSLEKLASLKPAFDKTDKGSLTAGNSTPLTDGASVVLLGSPEWGKKHQLEPLAYFTDCEVAAVDFVHGAGLLMAPTIAIARLLARNQLSLQDFDYYEIHEAFAGQVLCTLKAWESAEYCQRALHLKKPLGSIDVQKMNIKGGSLALGHPFAATGGRLVGAAAKILAQKGNGRILISVCTAGGMGVAAIIER; via the coding sequence ATGAGCTTCTCAAATAAGGTGGCAATTCTTGGCAGTTCGCGCACTCCATTTGTCAAATCACAAACCCACTATTTAGGAAAATCCAATCAGGACATGCTCGGAGCAGCACTAGCTGATTTAATCCATAAAACCAAAATAGAAGGTGAATTGCTGGGGGATTTTATTGCTGGAGCAATTATGAACCATCCTCTGGACTGGAATTTATCCCGGGAAACGGTTTTGGGTAGTGCCTTGTCTCCAGAAACACCCGGATTAACCATTCAACGTGCTTGCGGCACCGGTTTGGAGGCAGTCAATCTTATTGCCTTAAAGATTGCCAGTGGACAAATTACTGCAGGAATAGGCGGTGGCTCCGACACCAATTCCGACATTCCTTTATTCGGCCAAAGGAAGTTGACTCATTTTTTGATAAAATTGCAGCAAGCAAAAGGAATTAGGGAAAAGCTTGCCGCGCTCAAAGATTTTCGTTTGGGTATGCTTAAACCGCAAGTACCAGAGGTCCGTGAGCCACGCACAGGGCTTTCCATGGGGGAGCATTGTGAATTGATGGTTAAAGAATGGCAAATAAGCCGAAGGGATCAGGATGAATTGGCATATCGCTCGCATCAAAATGCCGCAAAAGCGTATGATGAAGGCTTCTATGACGATTTGATCATACCGTTTGCATCCTTGAGTCGGGATACCATTACCCGCAAAGATTCTTCTTTGGAAAAATTGGCTTCTTTAAAGCCTGCTTTTGATAAAACCGACAAAGGCAGTCTAACCGCGGGAAACTCAACCCCGCTCACTGACGGGGCTTCTGTTGTTTTATTAGGCTCTCCTGAGTGGGGGAAAAAACATCAGCTGGAACCGCTTGCCTATTTTACCGATTGCGAGGTGGCTGCAGTCGATTTTGTACATGGAGCGGGTTTGCTGATGGCGCCCACCATTGCGATTGCCCGTTTACTGGCAAGAAATCAACTCAGCCTGCAGGATTTTGATTATTATGAAATTCATGAAGCCTTTGCGGGTCAGGTTTTATGTACTTTAAAAGCCTGGGAATCTGCTGAATATTGCCAAAGAGCCTTACACCTCAAAAAGCCACTGGGAAGTATTGATGTCCAAAAAATGAATATTAAAGGAGGCAGTCTGGCTCTTGGTCATCCGTTCGCCGCAACAGGCGGACGTTTGGTGGGCGCAGCTGCCAAAATTCTTGCGCAAAAAGGCAACGGACGTATTCTGATAAGTGTGTGTACTGCCGGGGGCATGGGTGTTGCTGCAATTATTGAACGCTAG
- a CDS encoding glycerophosphodiester phosphodiesterase: MFLDFLQKTIDVYYSLIPRDKPSLERVKNAHIIAHRGAHNHPQGIMENTLAAFKRAKELGCWGIELDVHATADKVLVVNHDPTLNRLWKCNRAIADLKFNELRTLVPEVPTLNEVVDAYGDNMHLLIELKTPFHDEEVLAHTLDGLIAGTHYHLLTLDPEIFYSLTHFPKSSLLLVAVHHNVRQYCGITLKENYGGLLGHYFLINSQIIKRLKRAEKIIGVGMVDSKSSLYRELNRGINWIFTNRAEELTFYVRQFE; encoded by the coding sequence GTGTTTCTTGATTTTTTACAAAAAACCATAGATGTTTATTATTCCCTCATTCCCAGAGACAAACCTTCGTTGGAGAGGGTTAAAAACGCCCATATAATTGCTCACCGAGGAGCACATAATCATCCCCAAGGTATTATGGAAAATACTCTTGCGGCATTTAAAAGGGCAAAAGAATTGGGGTGTTGGGGGATAGAGCTTGATGTGCATGCAACTGCTGATAAAGTGCTTGTAGTCAATCATGACCCCACGTTAAACCGTCTTTGGAAATGTAATCGTGCAATTGCTGACTTGAAATTCAATGAGTTACGAACCCTCGTACCTGAAGTGCCAACGTTGAATGAAGTGGTTGACGCTTATGGGGACAACATGCATCTGTTGATTGAATTAAAAACACCTTTTCACGATGAGGAAGTTTTAGCCCATACCCTGGATGGATTAATTGCAGGTACACACTATCACTTGCTCACTCTAGACCCCGAGATTTTTTATTCCTTGACGCACTTTCCCAAAAGCTCCTTGTTGCTGGTAGCTGTCCATCATAATGTACGCCAATATTGTGGCATCACTTTAAAGGAAAATTATGGAGGGCTATTGGGTCATTATTTTTTGATAAATAGCCAAATAATTAAACGTCTCAAGAGAGCTGAAAAAATTATTGGAGTCGGCATGGTCGATTCAAAATCCAGCTTGTACCGCGAATTAAACCGGGGAATAAACTGGATATTTACCAACCGTGCCGAGGAGTTGACTTTTTATGTGCGCCAATTTGAGTAA
- a CDS encoding L-threonylcarbamoyladenylate synthase: MPLITTHIDRAIHDLQEGKPVAIPTETVYGLAAPVNNEKAIRAVFAMKNRPLNHPLIVHVAKNWDLTQWVKDIPEYAQQLIEKFWPGPLTLVFHCKVDQINPLITGGQTTVAVRCPAHPLTQELLMKLGTPLVAPSANPFGKVSPTTAQHVSESFPDQELTILDGGRCTVGIESTILDATHAKNYQILRHGLIDEKTIAEVITTPSLHQENTLRVPGKLESHYQPQKTLYYFSDYEALSNFCRNNPDKIYAIASKQPPGVLEEHFHLLGNKPEQVAFDLYYQLRKADTSDVQTIVIELPPATESWQGIRERILKAGITYSS, encoded by the coding sequence ATGCCATTAATTACGACCCACATCGATAGGGCTATCCATGACCTCCAGGAAGGGAAACCCGTTGCCATACCGACAGAAACTGTCTATGGATTAGCCGCTCCTGTAAATAATGAAAAGGCAATTAGGGCGGTTTTTGCGATGAAAAACAGGCCATTAAACCATCCTTTGATAGTGCATGTTGCAAAAAATTGGGATCTGACGCAATGGGTTAAGGATATCCCGGAATATGCCCAACAGCTCATTGAAAAATTTTGGCCAGGGCCTTTAACTCTGGTGTTTCATTGCAAGGTGGATCAAATCAATCCGTTAATTACAGGTGGTCAGACTACGGTAGCGGTTAGATGTCCTGCCCATCCCCTGACCCAGGAGCTGCTGATGAAATTAGGCACCCCGCTGGTTGCTCCTTCAGCAAACCCATTTGGAAAGGTCAGCCCCACCACCGCACAGCATGTCAGTGAGTCTTTCCCTGATCAAGAATTAACAATTTTAGATGGAGGCCGTTGCACTGTAGGGATTGAATCAACCATTCTTGACGCCACTCATGCAAAGAATTATCAAATTTTACGTCATGGACTTATTGATGAGAAAACCATAGCCGAAGTAATTACCACTCCATCCTTGCATCAGGAAAATACTCTTCGCGTTCCAGGAAAACTGGAAAGCCATTACCAACCGCAAAAAACATTATATTATTTTTCTGACTATGAAGCGCTCTCTAATTTCTGCCGTAATAATCCAGATAAAATCTATGCTATTGCCAGCAAGCAACCTCCCGGGGTCCTTGAAGAGCATTTCCACCTATTAGGGAACAAACCGGAACAAGTAGCTTTTGACTTATACTATCAACTAAGAAAAGCAGATACTTCCGATGTCCAAACCATTGTTATCGAACTGCCTCCAGCAACAGAAAGCTGGCAAGGAATCCGGGAGCGAATTTTAAAAGCGGGCATCACTTATTCCAGTTAG
- a CDS encoding TIGR01777 family oxidoreductase, translated as MNIMVGGGTGLVGQILVPELLQLGHRVYLIGRNEEKIKQIFANKVHAITWDKLDALDPHDFDAIINLAGENIADHRWNEKTKKRLLASRIETTSQLVHWGLKAENKKPHLYNASAVSIYGLQKTLSQNNINFTETTPPIAPPDSCFSSYLVSQWEQTAQRGFEMGMPVTLMRFGVVLKRGDGMLKKLEFPAKLGMGTVLGCGAQPLAWIDSADLGNAILFLLSHPEITGPVNLVAPECVSQKTFTQTLAKVLQRPAFMWMPAGMVKLIFGQMGEELLLSGQTVVPQRLSEYQFEFKYPALISALTKEFGG; from the coding sequence ATGAACATCATGGTTGGCGGTGGAACAGGGTTAGTGGGTCAAATTCTTGTGCCTGAGTTACTGCAGTTGGGACACAGGGTTTATTTAATTGGACGAAATGAAGAAAAAATTAAACAGATTTTCGCAAACAAAGTACATGCAATTACCTGGGACAAACTTGATGCATTAGATCCCCATGATTTTGATGCCATTATTAATTTGGCCGGTGAAAATATTGCAGATCACCGGTGGAATGAAAAAACCAAAAAAAGGTTACTCGCAAGCCGCATTGAAACCACAAGCCAATTAGTGCATTGGGGGTTAAAAGCTGAAAATAAAAAACCTCACTTGTATAATGCCAGCGCCGTAAGCATTTATGGCTTACAGAAAACACTGTCACAAAATAATATTAATTTCACTGAAACTACGCCGCCCATTGCACCCCCTGATTCTTGTTTTTCATCCTATCTCGTTTCTCAATGGGAACAAACAGCCCAAAGAGGTTTTGAAATGGGGATGCCGGTTACTCTAATGCGTTTTGGCGTGGTTTTAAAACGCGGTGACGGCATGCTGAAAAAACTGGAATTTCCTGCAAAGCTTGGGATGGGAACTGTGTTGGGTTGCGGGGCTCAGCCCTTAGCATGGATTGATAGCGCCGATCTGGGTAATGCCATCCTGTTCTTACTGTCTCATCCAGAGATTACAGGTCCAGTGAACCTAGTAGCGCCAGAATGCGTGTCGCAAAAAACATTTACGCAAACTTTGGCCAAGGTATTACAAAGGCCTGCATTTATGTGGATGCCTGCCGGCATGGTAAAATTAATATTCGGCCAGATGGGTGAAGAGTTATTATTGTCAGGGCAAACGGTAGTCCCCCAACGACTCTCCGAATACCAATTTGAATTTAAATACCCCGCTTTAATATCTGCTTTAACTAAAGAATTTGGAGGTTAA
- a CDS encoding ornithine cyclodeaminase family protein produces MSLRILSQNEVKQCITMEQAIHAMENAFIQLAKQQVKLPLRTGITVDEEEALTLTMPAYLSQEKALGLKVASIFPKNITRNKPVITGFIMLLDACTGEPQALMDASYLTALRTGAVSGLATQYFATEQANHVAIIGSGVQAETQLQAVATVRDIKQVSIWSRNIKNAEQFADKFSHQYAINVFDQLPSAVKDADIICTATSSTEPLIHLHDLQPHTHINAIGSHTPQMQEIGESVLKQAVVLVDQLTAILAEAGEIINAVQQKQLKQEEIIEIGNWLVNKDTDYKNQLTVFKSVGLSIQDVSVASVVYANALSKNLGLTCALS; encoded by the coding sequence ATGAGTCTTCGCATATTATCCCAGAATGAAGTCAAACAATGCATTACCATGGAGCAAGCCATTCACGCGATGGAGAATGCATTTATTCAATTAGCAAAACAACAAGTAAAGCTACCCTTAAGAACAGGGATAACTGTTGATGAAGAAGAAGCACTGACTTTAACCATGCCTGCCTACCTGTCCCAGGAAAAAGCTTTAGGTTTGAAAGTGGCTTCGATCTTTCCTAAAAACATTACCCGGAACAAACCGGTGATTACCGGTTTTATCATGCTGCTTGACGCATGCACCGGCGAGCCGCAAGCCTTAATGGATGCAAGCTATCTCACCGCATTAAGAACCGGAGCGGTTTCTGGATTGGCAACCCAATATTTTGCGACAGAACAGGCGAATCATGTTGCCATAATTGGTTCTGGTGTACAGGCAGAAACTCAATTGCAAGCGGTAGCCACTGTGCGCGACATAAAGCAGGTATCCATATGGTCAAGAAATATAAAAAATGCGGAACAATTTGCGGACAAATTTTCCCATCAATATGCGATTAATGTTTTTGATCAACTTCCCTCGGCAGTAAAAGATGCAGATATAATCTGTACTGCCACAAGCAGCACAGAACCTTTAATTCACTTACACGATTTACAACCTCATACCCATATAAATGCCATTGGATCCCATACTCCGCAAATGCAGGAAATTGGTGAGAGTGTGCTCAAGCAGGCGGTCGTACTCGTCGACCAATTAACCGCAATCCTCGCCGAAGCAGGTGAAATCATCAATGCGGTGCAACAAAAGCAACTAAAACAGGAAGAGATTATCGAGATAGGGAATTGGTTAGTAAATAAAGACACGGATTACAAAAACCAACTTACCGTATTCAAATCCGTAGGGCTTTCAATTCAGGATGTCAGTGTCGCCTCAGTGGTTTATGCAAATGCTCTAAGCAAAAACCTAGGGTTAACCTGTGCATTAAGTTAA
- the asd gene encoding archaetidylserine decarboxylase (Phosphatidylserine decarboxylase is synthesized as a single chain precursor. Generation of the pyruvoyl active site from a Ser is coupled to cleavage of a Gly-Ser bond between the larger (beta) and smaller (alpha chains). It is an integral membrane protein.) encodes MSFDLIKTLPQYLIPQHGLTTLAGCLAEVKHDKIKNYIIQRFINKYQVNMSEALIEDPTAYACFNDFFIRYLKPDCRPLASADIISPVDGCVSEIGAIEQGQLIQAKGHNYSVEDLLMCNTETAAQFVNGRFATLYLSPKDYHRVHMPMDAELISMTYMPGALFSVQPSTVRVVPRLFARNERLAVFFSTQVGPMVMVMVGATIVGAIGTRWHGDIKRGKARMVFEYNQHERKVFAQGDEMGYFKLGSTVVLLFANSTQVNWSPALKAGSTIRFGQALGDIC; translated from the coding sequence ATGTCTTTTGATTTAATAAAAACACTGCCCCAATATCTAATTCCCCAACATGGGCTAACTACCCTGGCAGGATGTTTGGCTGAAGTGAAACATGACAAGATAAAAAATTACATCATCCAACGATTTATCAATAAATACCAGGTCAATATGAGTGAGGCCCTGATTGAAGACCCTACGGCCTATGCTTGTTTTAATGATTTTTTTATTCGTTATTTAAAACCAGACTGCAGGCCTCTGGCGTCTGCGGATATTATTTCGCCAGTAGACGGGTGCGTTAGCGAAATAGGGGCTATTGAGCAAGGACAATTAATTCAGGCAAAAGGTCATAACTATTCGGTGGAAGATCTGTTAATGTGTAACACAGAGACGGCAGCGCAATTTGTTAACGGCCGCTTTGCTACCTTGTATTTATCCCCCAAAGACTACCATCGTGTGCATATGCCTATGGATGCCGAACTTATCTCCATGACTTATATGCCGGGTGCTTTATTTTCGGTCCAACCCTCAACTGTTCGCGTTGTCCCTCGGCTATTTGCGCGTAATGAACGTCTTGCTGTCTTTTTTTCTACCCAAGTTGGCCCTATGGTAATGGTGATGGTTGGCGCCACTATTGTAGGAGCGATAGGCACTCGTTGGCATGGAGACATCAAGCGTGGCAAGGCCCGCATGGTTTTTGAATACAACCAGCATGAGCGAAAGGTATTTGCCCAAGGGGATGAAATGGGGTACTTCAAATTAGGCTCGACAGTTGTTCTGTTGTTTGCAAACAGTACCCAAGTAAATTGGAGTCCTGCGTTAAAAGCAGGAAGCACAATACGTTTTGGCCAGGCACTCGGAGACATCTGCTAA
- a CDS encoding Rossmann-like and DUF2520 domain-containing protein yields the protein MKCNIIGAGRVGKNIALSLVQKQIISSVSICNRSMESAQQACQDLGFGQASENIEELPAAEINWICCNDDAISNIVETLVDNPFLKPGTFVFHCSGVLNSQVLEPLKNHGCFIASFHPLKAFKSNYLDAFAFAQVDCVLEGDAKACNWLKDAFTLLDANLIPIAPESKVLYHAAACMASNYLITLAACSEELFLKAGISPQKSRQMMVNLMQGNLNNLMQNANIADSLTGPLARGDIQTLALHFNAIDNPQIRCLYQSAALNTLPLAQLSAEIKEKIKLFCSLEN from the coding sequence ATGAAATGCAATATCATAGGCGCAGGTCGAGTAGGTAAAAACATCGCTTTATCCTTGGTGCAGAAACAAATTATCTCCTCAGTTTCCATTTGTAACCGCAGCATGGAAAGTGCTCAACAAGCGTGTCAGGATCTGGGTTTTGGACAAGCGAGCGAAAACATAGAAGAGTTACCTGCAGCGGAAATAAATTGGATATGCTGTAATGATGATGCCATTAGCAATATAGTGGAAACTCTGGTGGATAATCCTTTTTTGAAACCCGGAACTTTTGTTTTTCATTGCAGCGGTGTCCTTAATTCCCAGGTTCTTGAGCCATTAAAAAACCACGGCTGTTTCATTGCAAGTTTTCATCCGCTAAAAGCGTTTAAAAGCAATTATCTTGATGCTTTTGCGTTTGCACAAGTCGATTGTGTTTTGGAGGGGGATGCCAAGGCTTGCAACTGGTTAAAGGATGCCTTCACCCTGTTGGATGCAAATCTCATCCCCATCGCGCCTGAGTCTAAAGTACTCTATCATGCCGCCGCCTGCATGGCTTCAAATTATCTGATTACCCTGGCAGCTTGCAGTGAAGAATTATTTCTAAAAGCCGGAATATCTCCGCAAAAAAGTCGACAGATGATGGTCAATTTAATGCAAGGGAACTTGAATAATTTAATGCAAAACGCAAACATTGCTGATTCACTCACAGGTCCCTTGGCAAGAGGGGATATTCAAACGCTCGCTCTGCATTTCAATGCCATAGACAATCCGCAAATACGATGTCTATATCAAAGCGCGGCATTGAATACCTTGCCATTAGCGCAACTGTCTGCAGAAATAAAAGAAAAAATTAAGCTATTTTGTAGTTTGGAAAATTAA